A part of Streptomyces sp. NBC_01497 genomic DNA contains:
- a CDS encoding Cof-type HAD-IIB family hydrolase, whose product MISRPALPTDATESPLPARPRLIATDLDGTLLRDDKSVSDRTIAALAAAEDAGITVFFVTGRPPRWMDVVRDHVHGHGLAICGNGAVVVDLHTGVAVEVRPLPRAVALDVVRELRVAAPGTSFAVEFADGITYEPEYPRFPLDPGSLLAPAEKLLDEDGVAAGRADGTLTPVVKLLAHHRDLTPDGFLTLARTVGGDRATFTRSSPSALVEVSGFGVSKASTLALCCAERGISADEVVAFGDMPNDLEMLTWAGTSYAMGNAHPDVIAAASARTVTNEEDGVAVVIEQIIARHG is encoded by the coding sequence GTGATCTCCCGCCCCGCGCTCCCGACCGACGCGACCGAGTCGCCGCTTCCCGCCCGTCCCCGGCTGATAGCCACCGACCTGGACGGCACCCTGCTGCGCGACGACAAGTCGGTCTCCGACCGCACGATCGCCGCGCTGGCCGCCGCGGAGGACGCCGGCATCACGGTGTTCTTCGTCACCGGCAGGCCCCCGCGCTGGATGGACGTCGTACGCGACCACGTCCACGGGCACGGCCTCGCGATCTGCGGGAACGGCGCGGTGGTGGTCGATCTCCACACCGGCGTGGCCGTCGAGGTGCGGCCCCTGCCGCGCGCCGTGGCACTCGACGTCGTCCGCGAACTGCGGGTGGCGGCGCCCGGCACGTCGTTCGCCGTGGAGTTCGCCGACGGCATCACCTACGAGCCGGAGTACCCGCGCTTCCCCCTCGACCCGGGCAGCCTCCTCGCACCCGCGGAGAAGCTGCTGGACGAGGACGGCGTCGCGGCCGGGCGAGCCGACGGCACCCTGACACCGGTCGTCAAGCTCCTCGCCCACCACCGCGACCTCACGCCTGACGGCTTCCTCACGCTGGCGCGCACCGTCGGTGGCGACCGGGCGACCTTCACCAGGTCGAGCCCGTCGGCGCTCGTCGAGGTCAGCGGGTTCGGCGTCAGCAAGGCGAGCACCCTCGCGCTGTGCTGCGCCGAACGCGGCATCTCCGCCGACGAGGTCGTCGCGTTCGGGGACATGCCCAACGACCTGGAAATGCTGACCTGGGCGGGTACGTCCTACGCGATGGGCAACGCCCACCCGGACGTCATCGCCGCCGCGTCCGCCCGTACGGTCACCAACGAGGAGGACGGCGTGGCCGTCGTCATCGAGCAGATCATCGCGCGCCACGGCTGA
- a CDS encoding helix-turn-helix transcriptional regulator — translation MDRTQLADFLRTRREALQPEDVGLPRGPRRRTRGLRREEVAALSGMSTDYYTRIEQQRGPQPSEPMLAAIARGLHLSLEERDHLFRLAGHSTPRRVLAADHVNPGIMRILDRLDDTPALVLNAMGETLRQTRLAVALLGDETGFTGLDRSTFHRWFSDPLARRVYPPADHPRHSRVFASQLRAAYSHHGADSRAGEIVDSLLATSEEFRTVWSAHEIGLSHTARKRLSHPDLGILELHCQVLHDDSQSQALLVFTATPGSDSHEKLRLLSVTGDRSPVR, via the coding sequence ATGGACCGGACGCAACTGGCGGACTTCCTGCGCACGAGGCGGGAGGCGCTCCAGCCGGAGGACGTGGGCCTGCCGCGCGGCCCGCGCCGCCGTACCCGCGGCCTGCGCCGCGAGGAGGTGGCCGCGCTGAGCGGCATGTCCACCGACTACTACACCCGCATCGAGCAGCAGCGCGGACCGCAGCCCTCGGAGCCCATGCTCGCCGCGATCGCCCGGGGCCTCCACCTCTCCCTGGAGGAGCGCGACCACCTGTTCCGCCTGGCGGGTCACAGCACCCCGCGCCGCGTCCTCGCCGCCGACCACGTCAATCCGGGCATCATGCGGATCCTCGACCGCCTGGACGACACCCCCGCCCTGGTCCTGAACGCGATGGGCGAGACGCTCCGGCAGACGCGGCTCGCCGTGGCCCTCCTCGGTGACGAGACCGGTTTCACGGGCCTCGACCGCAGCACCTTCCACCGCTGGTTCAGCGACCCGTTGGCCCGGCGCGTGTATCCGCCGGCGGATCACCCCCGGCACAGCAGGGTCTTCGCCTCACAGCTGCGCGCCGCGTACTCCCACCACGGTGCGGACTCCCGCGCCGGGGAGATCGTGGACTCGTTGCTCGCGACGAGCGAGGAGTTCCGCACGGTCTGGAGCGCCCACGAGATCGGCCTGTCCCACACCGCGCGAAAACGCCTGTCCCATCCGGACCTCGGCATCCTGGAGCTGCACTGCCAAGTGCTGCACGACGACAGCCAGTCCCAGGCTCTCCTGGTCTTCACCGCGACACCGGGCTCCGACAGCCACGAGAAGCTGCGGCTGCTGTCCGTGACGGGCGACCGCAGCCCGGTCCGCTGA
- a CDS encoding SDR family NAD(P)-dependent oxidoreductase — protein sequence MTTASVSPSPSASGSKDPAPVRNPKIAIVTGANRGLGRDTALRLAEAGTDLIITYRSHGEEAAAVVGELTALGRTAHVLRLDTADVTGFAAFADAVRALLKEHWGRADFDFLVNNAGSAVAGPFTEITEEGFDLMVNVHLKGVFFLTQTLVPLMADGGRIINLSTGLARFTLPGMSAYASVKGGVEVLTRYLAKELGARGITANTVAPGPIATDFGGGSVRDDQATRAALGSQTALGRVGEPEDIGGVIASLLDPRTGWINGQRVEASGGTLL from the coding sequence ATGACCACTGCGTCCGTGTCCCCGTCCCCGTCCGCCTCCGGGTCCAAGGACCCCGCGCCGGTACGGAACCCGAAGATCGCGATCGTCACCGGCGCCAACCGGGGACTCGGCCGCGACACCGCGCTGCGGCTGGCCGAGGCCGGTACCGACCTGATCATCACCTACCGCTCGCACGGTGAGGAGGCCGCCGCGGTCGTCGGGGAGCTGACCGCGCTCGGCCGCACCGCCCATGTCCTGCGCCTCGACACGGCCGACGTCACCGGCTTCGCCGCCTTCGCCGACGCCGTGCGCGCGCTGCTCAAGGAACACTGGGGACGCGCGGACTTCGACTTCCTCGTCAACAACGCCGGCTCCGCCGTCGCCGGGCCCTTCACCGAGATCACCGAGGAGGGGTTCGACCTGATGGTGAACGTCCACCTCAAGGGCGTGTTCTTCCTGACCCAGACGCTGGTGCCGCTGATGGCCGACGGCGGACGCATCATCAACCTGTCCACCGGCCTCGCCCGCTTCACCCTGCCCGGCATGTCCGCGTACGCTTCGGTGAAGGGCGGGGTCGAGGTCCTCACCCGCTACCTCGCCAAGGAACTCGGCGCGCGGGGCATCACCGCCAACACCGTCGCGCCCGGCCCGATCGCCACCGACTTCGGCGGCGGCTCCGTCCGCGACGACCAGGCCACCCGGGCCGCGCTCGGCAGCCAGACCGCGCTCGGCCGGGTCGGCGAACCCGAGGACATCGGCGGCGTGATCGCCTCCCTGCTCGACCCCCGTACGGGCTGGATCAACGGCCAGCGCGTCGAGGCGTCCGGCGGCACCCTGCTCTGA
- a CDS encoding LLM class flavin-dependent oxidoreductase, translating to MRLSTVILPIRRWHDKGREVWQRAEELGFHTAYTYDHLSWRTFRDTTWFGAVPTLTAAAAATRRIRLGTLVTSPNFRHPVTLAKDLMTLDDISGGRVTLGIGAGTTGFDATVLGQDPWSARERADRLAEFVPLLDRLLTEPAVTHRGTYYSADEARNIPGCVQRPRLPFAVAVTGPRGMKLAARHGQAWVTTGDPALFESGTPEQSHAAIRGQIDRLGAACAAIDRDPGELDKVLLTGFTPERDRPMSSVDAFVDFAGRHAELGITEIVVHAPIPDSDFDTDPAVYERIATEGLAQLRA from the coding sequence ATGCGTCTGAGCACTGTGATCCTGCCGATCCGCCGCTGGCACGACAAGGGCCGGGAGGTATGGCAGCGCGCCGAGGAGCTCGGCTTCCACACCGCCTACACCTACGACCACCTGTCCTGGCGCACGTTCCGCGACACGACCTGGTTCGGCGCCGTGCCCACCCTGACCGCGGCCGCCGCGGCCACCCGTCGCATCCGCCTCGGCACGCTGGTCACCTCGCCCAACTTCCGGCACCCCGTCACCCTCGCCAAGGACCTGATGACGCTGGACGACATCTCCGGCGGGCGGGTGACGCTCGGCATCGGCGCCGGTACCACCGGCTTCGACGCGACCGTGCTCGGGCAGGACCCGTGGTCGGCGAGGGAGCGGGCCGACCGCCTCGCCGAGTTCGTGCCGCTGCTCGACCGGCTGCTGACGGAGCCCGCCGTCACCCACCGGGGCACGTACTACTCCGCCGACGAGGCCCGCAACATCCCAGGATGTGTGCAGCGACCCCGGCTCCCGTTCGCCGTCGCCGTCACGGGACCGCGCGGAATGAAGCTGGCCGCCCGGCACGGTCAGGCCTGGGTGACCACCGGTGACCCCGCCCTCTTCGAGAGCGGCACGCCGGAACAGTCGCACGCCGCGATCCGGGGTCAGATCGACCGCCTCGGCGCCGCCTGCGCCGCGATCGACCGGGACCCGGGCGAGCTGGACAAGGTCTTGCTCACCGGCTTCACCCCGGAGCGCGACCGTCCCATGTCGTCGGTCGACGCCTTCGTCGACTTCGCGGGACGCCATGCCGAACTGGGCATCACGGAGATCGTCGTGCACGCCCCGATCCCGGACTCCGACTTCGACACCGACCCCGCGGTCTACGAACGTATCGCCACCGAGGGCCTGGCCCAACTGCGCGCCTGA
- a CDS encoding VOC family protein, with protein MPEVTDPYPPGTPCWIDLMVPDQQAALDFYRDLFGWQGEVGSQEFGGYSVCTQRGRPVAGIMQAMSPNGEPLPPASWTTYFASADIGSTESRVVDEGGALLVPPMQVGELGWMMVGADPQGAVFGLWQAKDFPGAGIVNEHGALLWNQLITSEIPAARQFYHALGMEAAPLPGMPGFTGFKVQGHTVGGVQDMHNMDEGIPPHWLVHFAVDDADSTVDAVVRAGGTVRVPPFDLEKVGRMAVVQDPQQALFAVVAPAGQTA; from the coding sequence ATGCCTGAAGTCACCGATCCGTACCCGCCCGGGACACCCTGCTGGATCGACCTCATGGTGCCCGACCAGCAGGCGGCGCTCGATTTCTACCGGGACCTCTTCGGCTGGCAGGGCGAGGTGGGGTCGCAGGAGTTCGGCGGATACTCGGTCTGCACCCAGCGGGGCAGGCCGGTCGCCGGGATCATGCAGGCCATGTCCCCTAACGGCGAGCCGCTCCCGCCGGCCAGTTGGACGACGTACTTCGCGAGCGCGGACATCGGCAGCACCGAGAGCCGGGTCGTGGACGAGGGCGGGGCGCTCCTGGTGCCGCCGATGCAGGTCGGCGAGCTGGGCTGGATGATGGTCGGCGCGGACCCGCAGGGCGCGGTGTTCGGGCTGTGGCAGGCCAAGGACTTCCCCGGCGCGGGCATCGTCAACGAACACGGGGCGCTGCTCTGGAACCAGCTGATCACATCGGAGATCCCGGCAGCGCGGCAGTTCTACCACGCGTTGGGCATGGAAGCCGCGCCGCTGCCGGGCATGCCCGGGTTCACCGGGTTCAAGGTCCAGGGCCACACGGTCGGCGGTGTCCAGGACATGCACAACATGGACGAGGGCATTCCGCCGCACTGGCTCGTGCACTTCGCGGTGGACGACGCGGACAGCACGGTCGACGCGGTGGTCCGTGCGGGCGGCACGGTGCGGGTGCCCCCCTTCGACCTGGAGAAGGTCGGCAGGATGGCCGTGGTCCAGGATCCGCAGCAGGCGCTGTTCGCGGTGGTCGCGCCGGCCGGGCAGACGGCCTGA
- a CDS encoding RNA 2'-phosphotransferase — translation MKVSRYLSLHLRHRPDRIGITLDAQGWVDIDVLLAAAACDGFPVDRAELERVVATNDKQRFAVENDRIRAQQGHTVPVDLDLPALTPPAYLYHGTVPASLPAIRAEGLRPMRRHHVHLSPDRGTATRVGARRGRPVVLAIDAAAMHAAGLTFHRTANDVWLTAAVPPRYLRLRNRR, via the coding sequence GTGAAGGTGTCCCGCTACCTGTCCCTGCACCTGCGCCACCGCCCCGACCGCATCGGCATCACCCTCGACGCACAGGGCTGGGTGGACATCGACGTGCTCCTCGCAGCCGCCGCCTGCGACGGCTTCCCCGTCGACCGCGCCGAACTGGAACGCGTCGTCGCCACGAACGACAAACAACGCTTCGCCGTCGAGAACGACCGGATCCGGGCCCAGCAGGGCCACACCGTCCCCGTGGACCTGGACCTGCCCGCGCTCACACCGCCCGCGTACCTCTACCACGGCACGGTGCCCGCGAGCCTCCCGGCGATCCGGGCCGAGGGCCTGCGGCCGATGCGCCGCCACCATGTCCATCTGTCCCCCGACCGGGGGACCGCCACCCGCGTCGGCGCCCGCCGGGGCAGACCGGTCGTCCTCGCCATCGACGCGGCGGCGATGCACGCGGCCGGCCTGACCTTCCACCGCACCGCGAACGACGTATGGCTGACCGCCGCCGTACCGCCGCGCTACCTGCGTCTCAGGAACCGCCGGTGA
- a CDS encoding metal-dependent hydrolase, with amino-acid sequence MTTAHPAGGPPSAPGPPAPRRVDFDWHGTPLHWIPGEPLAGHVINVLHLLLPAGERWFVQVFKEALPRVHDPDLLARVKGFMGQEATHSVQHSHVLDHLAAQDLDTADFTRRVDALFERLLGPVPPWWVPLPKSRWILYRLAFVAAIEQFTAVLGDWVLTADGLDRAGADPVMLHLLRWHGAEEVEHRSVAFDMYEHCGGPGALRRLRRRGTMCVTAPALLGLWIRGTRHLIRHDPTIPPGKPTYTLAGHNRAIEKGLLPSWRSLGAAVPRYFRRSFHPSREGSMAAALTYLGRIPRPRGGI; translated from the coding sequence GTGACGACCGCACACCCCGCCGGGGGCCCGCCATCGGCACCGGGCCCTCCCGCCCCCCGGCGCGTCGACTTCGACTGGCACGGCACGCCCCTGCACTGGATCCCGGGCGAGCCGCTGGCCGGTCATGTCATCAACGTGCTGCACCTGTTGCTGCCCGCGGGCGAGCGCTGGTTCGTCCAGGTCTTCAAGGAGGCGCTGCCCCGCGTACACGACCCCGACCTGCTGGCCCGCGTGAAGGGGTTCATGGGACAGGAGGCCACGCACAGCGTCCAGCACTCCCACGTACTCGACCACTTGGCCGCTCAGGACCTGGACACGGCGGACTTCACACGACGGGTGGACGCCCTCTTCGAGCGGCTGCTGGGACCGGTGCCGCCGTGGTGGGTCCCGTTGCCCAAGAGCCGCTGGATCCTGTACCGGTTGGCGTTCGTCGCGGCCATCGAGCAGTTCACCGCCGTACTGGGGGACTGGGTGCTTACTGCGGACGGACTCGACCGGGCCGGCGCCGACCCGGTGATGCTGCACCTGCTCCGCTGGCACGGCGCCGAGGAGGTCGAACACCGGTCTGTGGCCTTCGACATGTACGAGCACTGCGGCGGTCCCGGCGCGCTCCGGCGACTCCGCAGAAGGGGCACGATGTGCGTCACCGCGCCCGCGCTGCTGGGCCTGTGGATCCGTGGTACCCGTCACCTGATCCGGCACGACCCCACCATCCCCCCAGGAAAGCCCACCTACACCTTGGCGGGTCACAACAGGGCGATCGAGAAAGGCCTGCTGCCTTCATGGAGGTCGCTCGGGGCAGCGGTGCCCCGCTACTTCCGCAGGTCGTTCCACCCCTCTCGGGAGGGTTCCATGGCGGCCGCGCTGACGTACCTGGGCCGCATACCGCGTCCCCGCGGCGGCATATGA
- a CDS encoding SDR family oxidoreductase, with amino-acid sequence MTDSPRPTPRTVPSGRITLDVAEFGSPGPDRPTVLLVHGYPDSKEVWLPVARRLAPRFHVALYDVRGHGHSAAPHPLRGGFTLDRLTDDFLAVADAVSPDRPVHLVGHDWGSVQGWEFATSPRTRGRVASFTSLSGPSLDHLGHWLRDRAAERSPRAAAQLLAQGAKSWYVYALHTPALPELAWRGPLGRRWPAMLRRAENLPETGGEDVYPAPTLAEDAANGAWLYRDNVRARLRDPRPDAHAHVPVQLIVPTGDPYLSERLYDDLDRWVPRLTRRTVRAKHWLPRTRPDQLSTWIADFVTDRERDGEGTEDAGHGETSARGEDLARGEGPARGGQRGHGREPATGAGPVPGARLPGARLPGTGKDTPAAQAGAARFAGRLILVTGAASGIGRATVLAFARAGARVVAVDIDGEGAARTAGEARAAGAREAWPEHADVGDEHAMEALAARVEKTYGVPDVLVNNAGIGMSGSFLDTTAEDWRKVLDANLWGVIHGCRLFGRLMAERGQGGHIVNTASAAAFQPSRALPAYSTSKAAVLMLSECLRAELAERDIGVSAVCPGFVHTGITATARFTGVSDEEQERLRHRTTRLYALRDYPPERVADAVLRAVVRNDAVVPVTPEAYGLRALARLSRGARAAIARREPPL; translated from the coding sequence ATGACCGACAGCCCACGGCCCACCCCCCGCACGGTCCCCAGCGGCCGTATCACCCTCGACGTGGCGGAGTTCGGCTCGCCCGGCCCCGACCGGCCCACCGTCCTCCTCGTGCACGGCTACCCGGACAGCAAGGAGGTGTGGCTGCCGGTGGCCCGGCGCCTCGCGCCACGCTTCCACGTCGCCCTCTACGACGTCCGCGGCCACGGTCACTCCGCCGCCCCCCACCCGCTGCGCGGCGGCTTCACGCTCGACCGCCTCACGGACGACTTCCTCGCCGTCGCGGACGCCGTCAGCCCGGACCGGCCGGTCCATCTCGTGGGCCACGACTGGGGTTCGGTCCAGGGCTGGGAGTTCGCCACGAGCCCCCGCACCCGGGGCCGCGTCGCGTCGTTCACCTCGCTCTCGGGGCCCTCCCTGGACCACCTGGGGCACTGGCTGCGCGACCGTGCGGCCGAGAGGTCACCGCGCGCCGCCGCGCAACTCCTCGCGCAAGGCGCGAAGTCCTGGTACGTCTACGCGCTGCACACGCCCGCGCTTCCCGAACTCGCCTGGCGCGGCCCGCTCGGCCGACGCTGGCCCGCCATGCTGCGGCGTGCGGAGAACCTGCCGGAGACCGGCGGCGAGGACGTCTACCCCGCTCCCACTCTGGCCGAGGACGCCGCCAACGGCGCCTGGCTCTACCGCGACAACGTCCGCGCGCGGCTGCGCGATCCGCGCCCCGACGCCCATGCCCATGTGCCGGTCCAGCTCATCGTGCCCACCGGGGACCCGTACCTCTCGGAGCGGCTGTACGACGACCTCGACCGCTGGGTCCCGCGCCTGACCCGCCGCACCGTACGGGCCAAGCACTGGCTCCCCCGTACCCGTCCCGACCAGCTCAGCACCTGGATCGCGGACTTCGTGACGGACCGGGAGCGGGATGGCGAAGGCACCGAGGACGCGGGGCACGGAGAGACCTCGGCGCGGGGCGAGGACCTTGCACGCGGCGAGGGGCCGGCCCGGGGCGGGCAACGCGGTCACGGACGAGAACCGGCCACCGGGGCAGGGCCCGTGCCCGGGGCCCGGCTGCCCGGCGCTCGGCTCCCCGGGACCGGGAAGGACACTCCCGCCGCGCAGGCCGGCGCCGCACGCTTCGCCGGCCGTCTCATCCTCGTGACCGGGGCTGCGAGCGGCATCGGCCGGGCCACCGTCCTCGCCTTCGCGCGGGCCGGCGCCCGGGTCGTCGCGGTCGACATCGACGGCGAGGGCGCCGCGCGCACCGCGGGCGAAGCCCGCGCCGCGGGCGCCCGCGAGGCCTGGCCCGAGCACGCCGACGTCGGTGACGAGCACGCCATGGAGGCGCTGGCGGCCCGGGTCGAGAAGACGTACGGCGTGCCCGACGTCCTGGTCAACAACGCGGGCATCGGGATGTCCGGCTCCTTCCTCGACACCACCGCCGAGGACTGGCGGAAGGTGCTCGACGCCAACCTGTGGGGCGTCATCCACGGCTGCCGTCTCTTCGGCCGTCTGATGGCCGAGCGCGGACAGGGCGGACACATCGTCAACACCGCTTCCGCCGCGGCCTTCCAGCCCTCGCGTGCGCTGCCCGCGTACAGCACGTCTAAAGCGGCGGTGCTGATGCTCAGCGAATGCCTGCGGGCCGAACTCGCGGAGCGGGACATCGGTGTCTCCGCCGTCTGCCCCGGCTTCGTCCACACCGGGATCACGGCCACGGCCCGCTTCACCGGCGTCAGCGACGAGGAGCAGGAACGCCTCAGGCACCGGACCACCCGCCTGTACGCGCTCCGCGACTATCCGCCGGAGCGTGTCGCCGACGCGGTGCTGCGCGCCGTCGTACGCAACGACGCGGTGGTCCCCGTGACACCCGAGGCGTACGGCCTGCGCGCGCTGGCCCGGCTGTCCCGCGGCGCGCGGGCGGCCATCGCACGACGGGAGCCGCCCCTGTGA
- a CDS encoding ABC transporter ATP-binding protein has product MIATEGLSKRFPRVTALDRLTLDIGAGVTGLVGANGAGKSTMIKILLGLSPATEGRAAVLGLDVSTGGGAIRERVGYMPEHDCLPPDVSATEFVVHMARMSGLPPTAARERTADTLRHVGLYEERYRPIGGYSTGMKQRVKLAQALVHDPRLVLLDEPTNGLDPVGRDEMLGLIRRVYTDFGISVLVTSHLLGELERTCDHVVVIDGGKLLRSSSTSDFTQMTTTLAVEVTDSDAYPDGTGALRDALTAAGVTLLAASEQGLPGAGHVLLVEATGEEIHDTVRDTVARLGLGLVRMEQRRHHIAEVFRQEKEGVPA; this is encoded by the coding sequence GTGATTGCGACCGAAGGTCTGAGCAAACGGTTCCCCCGGGTGACCGCGCTCGACCGGCTCACCCTGGACATCGGGGCCGGTGTAACCGGGCTCGTCGGCGCCAATGGCGCCGGCAAGTCCACGATGATCAAGATACTTCTTGGTCTCTCGCCCGCGACGGAAGGCCGGGCCGCCGTACTGGGGCTGGACGTGTCGACCGGTGGTGGCGCCATCCGGGAACGGGTCGGCTACATGCCGGAACACGACTGCCTGCCGCCCGACGTGTCGGCGACGGAGTTCGTCGTCCATATGGCGCGCATGTCGGGGCTGCCGCCCACCGCCGCGCGGGAGCGCACGGCGGACACCCTGCGCCACGTCGGTCTGTACGAGGAGCGCTATCGCCCCATCGGCGGCTACTCGACGGGCATGAAGCAGCGGGTGAAGCTCGCCCAGGCGCTGGTGCACGACCCGCGGCTGGTCCTGCTGGACGAGCCGACGAACGGGCTCGACCCGGTCGGCCGGGACGAGATGCTGGGCCTCATCCGCCGCGTGTACACCGACTTCGGCATCTCCGTGCTGGTGACCTCGCACCTGCTCGGCGAACTGGAGCGCACCTGCGACCACGTCGTCGTCATCGACGGCGGCAAGCTGCTGCGGTCCAGCTCCACCAGTGACTTCACGCAGATGACCACGACGCTCGCGGTCGAGGTCACCGACTCCGACGCGTACCCGGACGGCACCGGTGCCCTGCGGGACGCGCTGACAGCGGCGGGGGTGACCCTCCTCGCCGCGAGCGAGCAGGGCCTGCCCGGCGCCGGCCACGTCCTCCTCGTCGAGGCGACCGGCGAGGAGATCCACGACACCGTGCGGGACACCGTCGCACGTCTCGGCCTGGGGCTCGTCCGCATGGAGCAGCGGCGTCACCACATCGCCGAGGTCTTCCGGCAGGAGAAGGAAGGGGTCCCCGCATGA
- a CDS encoding ABC transporter permease, producing MSVPNGMGGPGAGSTAPGTGAPGTTVPAGGGPPAGTSPGTDPRAGAGPGADATTRIHNIGYRNYDGARLGRSYARRSLYTQSLRGAFGLGRSGKSKVLPMILFAVMCLPAALVVAVAVVTHAKNLSVEYTRYAILLQAVIGLFLAAQAPQSVSRDLRFRSVPLYFSRPIERRDYVLAKFGAMSTALFVLTAAPVVILYIGALLAKLDFADQTKGFGEGLVSVAVLSLLFGGIGLVLAALTPRRGFGVAAVIATLVISYGAVSTVQVIVWAGTPSSAVSWLGLFSPITLVDGFQTAFLGASSSFPGGMGPGAGTGVVYLLVILGLVAGSYGVLMRRYREVGL from the coding sequence ATGAGCGTCCCGAACGGCATGGGCGGCCCCGGCGCCGGGAGTACCGCTCCCGGCACGGGCGCCCCCGGCACCACGGTCCCCGCGGGCGGCGGCCCGCCCGCCGGTACGAGCCCGGGTACGGACCCCCGTGCGGGCGCCGGGCCGGGCGCCGACGCCACCACCCGGATCCACAACATCGGCTACCGGAACTACGACGGCGCCCGCCTCGGCCGCTCCTACGCCCGCCGGTCCCTCTACACGCAGTCGCTGCGCGGGGCCTTCGGCCTCGGCAGGTCCGGCAAGTCCAAGGTCCTGCCGATGATCCTGTTCGCCGTGATGTGCCTGCCCGCGGCGCTCGTCGTCGCCGTCGCCGTGGTGACCCACGCGAAGAACCTCAGCGTCGAGTACACGCGGTACGCGATCCTGCTGCAGGCGGTGATCGGCCTGTTCCTCGCGGCGCAGGCCCCGCAGTCGGTCTCGCGCGACCTGCGCTTCCGCAGCGTTCCGCTGTACTTCTCGCGCCCCATCGAGCGGCGCGACTACGTGCTCGCGAAGTTCGGCGCGATGAGCACGGCGCTGTTCGTGCTGACCGCCGCGCCCGTCGTGATCCTCTACATCGGCGCGCTGCTGGCGAAGCTGGACTTCGCCGATCAGACGAAGGGGTTCGGTGAGGGCCTCGTCTCGGTCGCCGTGCTGTCGCTGCTGTTCGGCGGTATCGGGCTGGTGCTGGCGGCGCTGACCCCGCGCCGCGGGTTCGGGGTGGCGGCCGTGATCGCCACGCTCGTCATCTCCTACGGCGCGGTCTCCACGGTCCAGGTGATCGTCTGGGCCGGGACGCCGAGTTCGGCCGTCAGCTGGCTCGGGCTGTTCTCACCCATCACGCTCGTCGACGGCTTCCAGACCGCGTTCCTGGGGGCGAGTTCGTCGTTCCCCGGCGGGATGGGCCCCGGCGCCGGCACCGGTGTCGTCTACCTGCTCGTCATCCTCGGCCTCGTCGCCGGTTCGTACGGAGTCCTCATGCGCCGCTACCGGGAGGTCGGGCTGTGA
- a CDS encoding ABC transporter ATP-binding protein produces the protein MTTIEIDHASRWFGNVVAVNDVTMTIGPGVTGLLGPNGAGKSTLINMMGGFLAPSTGTVTLDGRPIWRNEDVYREIGIVPEREAMYDFLTGLEFVVANAELHGLGEREAHAALATVEMAYAQDRAISTYSKGMRQRVKMASALVHDPSVLLLDEPFNGMDPRQRMQLMELLRQMGAQGRTVLFSSHILEEVEQLASHIEVIVAGRHAASGDFRRIRRLMTDRPHRYLVRSSDDRALAAALIADPSTAGIEVDLAEGALRVQAVDFGRFTTLLPQVARAHSIRLLTVSPSDESLESVFSYLVTA, from the coding sequence GTGACCACGATCGAGATCGACCACGCCTCCCGCTGGTTCGGCAACGTCGTCGCCGTCAACGACGTCACCATGACGATCGGCCCCGGCGTCACCGGCCTCCTCGGCCCCAACGGCGCCGGGAAGTCCACCCTCATCAACATGATGGGCGGCTTCCTCGCGCCCTCCACCGGTACGGTCACGCTCGACGGCCGGCCGATCTGGCGCAACGAGGACGTGTACCGCGAGATCGGTATCGTGCCCGAGCGCGAGGCGATGTACGACTTCCTGACCGGTCTCGAATTCGTCGTCGCAAACGCCGAGTTGCACGGTCTCGGCGAGCGTGAGGCGCACGCGGCGCTCGCCACGGTCGAGATGGCGTACGCGCAGGACCGCGCCATCTCGACCTACAGCAAGGGCATGCGGCAGCGCGTCAAGATGGCGTCCGCGCTCGTCCACGACCCGTCGGTGCTGCTGCTGGACGAGCCGTTCAACGGCATGGACCCGCGTCAGCGCATGCAACTCATGGAGCTGCTACGACAGATGGGAGCGCAGGGCCGCACCGTGCTGTTCTCGTCCCACATCCTCGAAGAGGTCGAACAGCTCGCCTCGCACATCGAGGTGATCGTCGCGGGACGGCACGCCGCGAGCGGCGACTTCCGGCGCATCCGCAGGCTGATGACGGACCGCCCGCACCGCTATCTCGTACGTTCCAGCGACGACCGGGCGCTCGCCGCCGCGCTCATCGCCGACCCGTCGACGGCGGGCATCGAAGTGGACCTGGCCGAGGGCGCGCTGCGCGTCCAGGCGGTCGACTTCGGCCGCTTCACGACCCTGCTGCCGCAGGTGGCGCGCGCGCACTCCATCCGGCTGCTGACGGTCTCGCCGTCCGACGAGTCGCTCGAATCGGTCTTCTCGTACCTCGTCACGGCCTGA